A genomic region of Pararge aegeria chromosome 11, ilParAegt1.1, whole genome shotgun sequence contains the following coding sequences:
- the LOC120627459 gene encoding ELAV-like protein 1: MMANSLDSVNPTQNGSKVQPCNNESKTNLIVNYLPQTMTQEEIRSLFSSVGEVESCKLIRDKVTVFPDHILNGQSLGYAFVNYHKTEDAEKAVNTLNGLRLQNKIIKVSYARPSSDAIKGANLYVSGLPKHMTQQDLEKLFSPYGSIISSRILHENMNVGHLLQGGMEEQGLQGPSRGVAFIRYDQRIEAETAIRELNGTIPPGGTGPMTVKCANNPSNQNKSLPSLATYLAAPPTVRRFLGPAGKALLAINKGLQRYSPLADPMVQGAALGGSGWCIFVYNIGADTEESILWQLFGPFGAVQSVKIIRDPTTNKCKGYGFVTMTNYDEAVVAIQSLNGYQLNGQVLQVSFKTNKSKS, from the coding sequence ATGATGGCCAATTCACTCGATTCCGTGAACCCTACTCAAAATGGTAGTAAAGTTCAACCATGCAACAATGAATCTAAGACTAATTTAATAGTCAACTACTTGCCACAAACGATGACCCAGGAGGAGATACGATCGCTATTTTCCAGTGTGGGCGAAGTCGAGAGTTGCAAATTAATAAGGGACAAAGTGACCGTGTTTCCAGACCACATCCTCAACGGCCAGAGCTTGGGGTATGCATTTGTGAACTATCATAAGACAGAAGATGCCGAAAAAGCAGTGAACACACTGAACGGCCTCCGATTACAGAATAAAATCATCAAAGTATCTTACGCCCGTCCCAGCTCCGACGCGATCAAAGGCGCAAACCTCTACGTGTCCGGCCTCCCGAAGCACATGACGCAACAGGACTTGGAGAAGCTATTCAGTCCGTATGGCTCAATAATAAGCTCACGCATCTTACATGAGAACATGAATGTCGGTCACCTCTTGCAAGGCGGTATGGAAGAGCAGGGTCTTCAGGGACCTTCAAGAGGAGTTGCCTTTATTAGATACGACCAGAGGATCGAGGCGGAGACAGCTATACGTGAGTTGAATGGCACAATACCTCCAGGTGGCACAGGACCTATGACTGTTAAGTGTGCCAACAACCCAAGCAACCAAAACAAGTCGCTTCCTTCTTTAGCTACCTACTTGGCAGCTCCACCTACAGTGCGCCGATTCTTAGGACCAGCTGGTAAGGCCCTGCTTGCTATTAACAAAGGTCTACAGCGATACTCTCCCTTGGCGGATCCCATGGTACAGGGTGCTGCGCTTGGGGGCTCAGGTTGGTGCATCTTTGTTTACAATATTGGAGCTGACACAGAAGAGAGTATTCTTTGGCAACTCTTTGGGCCATTTGGAGCCGTCCAGagtgttaaaattataagagaCCCCACAACCAACAAATGTAAAGGCTATGGCTTTGTTACCATGACAAACTATGACGAGGCTGTTGTAGCTATTCAATCTTTGAATGGCTATCAACTCAATGGACAAGTGCTGCAGGTCAGCTTCAAAACTAATAAGAGTAAATCCTAA
- the LOC120627533 gene encoding GRIP and coiled-coil domain-containing protein 1, translating into MESLSKQELISTITKQADQIKRYEGRLRDVVAAYKGLVKEKEALEISLKALNKTETTENASQDSVAALTLSLSTLTAEKTRMEEAFQADKKVTREKYENILAQMREETKTLVQQHLAEVGNLKAKIAYEIQEREKERADQTAMLKELHMKLSKERKSKEKLEDKAVHSSEAQASQAELEKRVRDLNSSLEASQRRLHRAEARTVETPALLVRLQQKLALLEQSHSIAIREEQIKAKRAEESARKICARQEDRVALLEGKLAELSQTIGEYDLRRRHDQTLIQQLRDSLNGRLMDKIAGSSGNEESQKSETDNEKLADSEYLHTLIDKIHILKKELIAENEKLGNPIDISTVFKLDGYENVHMKCRQEIDSLKVEFESYKVQNARVRESGEEVESEMEDLKSEIAMLKEKMETYVLLLEEEKQDKADSLRLHEEKLKNQRDYHKEVVSDLKTRIQSLEKQVQTQRDRYATLLEETDNYIRSRNDRSRKVSTEEGWKEGHGMLNDGSAPPHMLHYAHELARKDLDITQLRREKHILEGHYRDCQREATIEKERFKEVIRTLKEEIDRLRRIQSREGANLEYLKNVVMAYLMSTDYAGRKHMLNAIAAVLHFTNNERKMVFNTL; encoded by the exons ATGGAATCTTTATCAAAACAAGAATTAATCTCAACAATAACTAAGCAAGCAGACCAAATCAAGCGATATGAAGGACGTTTACGAG ACGTTGTTGCGGCATACAAAGGCCTTGTAAAAGAGAAAGAGGCCTTAGAAATAAGCTTGAAGGCTTTAAACAAAACTGAAACCACAGAAAATG CATCTCAAGATTCTGTGGCCGCTCTTACACTGTCACTCTCAACTTTGACAGCGGAAAAGACTCGAATGGAAGAGGCATTCCAAGCTGACAAGAAAGTTACTAGAGAAAAG TATGAAAACATTCTGGCACAAATGCGCGAAGAAACGAAGACCCTTGTGCAGCAGCATCTTGCTGAGGTGGGCAACCTAAAAGCTAAGATAGCCTACGAGATCCAGGAACGAGAGAAAGAGAGGGCAGATCAAACGGCTATGTTGAA AGAATTACATATGAAGCTGagcaaagaaagaaaaagtaagGAAAAGCTTGAAGACAAAGCAGTGCATAGCAGCGAAGCGCAGG CATCTCAGGCGGAATTAGAAAAGCGAGTACGCGATCTCAACAGTTCTCTAGAGGCTTCACAAAGAAGGTTACATAGGGCGGAAGCTAGAACGGTCGAGACTCCGGCTTTGCTTGTACGCTTGCAACAGAAGCTGGCATTGCTGGAACAATCACATTCTATAGCTATACGAGAG GAGCAAATAAAAGCGAAACGAGCAGAGGAATCCGCGCGTAAAATATGCGCGCGACAAGAGGACAGGGTCGCGTTACTGGAGGGAAAGCTTGCTGAACTGTCACAGACGATTGGGGAGTACGACCTGAGGAGGAGACACGACCAGACCCTTATACAGCAGCTGAGGGACTCTCTCAACGGGCGACTGATGGACAAGATCGCCGGAAGTAGTGGGAATG AAGAGAGCCAGAAAAGCGAGACAGACAACGAAAAGTTGGCCGACAGCGAATATTTACACACATTGATAGACAAAATACACATTTTGAAAAAGGAGCTAATAGCCGAAAATGAGAAACTGGGCAATCCGATAGATATATCAACAGTCTTCAAACTAGATGGCTATGAGAACGTCCACATGAAGTGTAGGCAGGAGATAGATAGTTTGAAAGTTGAGTTTGAGAGTTACAAAGTACAAAACGCGAGAGTTCGAGAGAGTGGCGAGGAGGTGGAGAGTGAGATGGAGGATTTGAAGAGCGAGATAGCGATGCTAAAGGAGAAAATGGAGACTTATGTACTGCTGCTGGAGGAAGAGAAACAGGATAAGGCTGACTCGTTGAGGCTTCACGaggag AAACTAAAAAACCAGAGGGATTATCACAAGGAGGTGGTATCCGATCTCAAAACTCGAATACAAAGCTTAGAGAAACAAGTTCAGACACAGAGAGATAGATACGCGACTCTGTTGGAAGAGACCGACAACTACATTCGCTCTAGAAACGACCGTTCCAGGAAAGTCAGCACTGAAGAAGGTTGGAAGGAGGGACATGGGATGTTAAAC GACGGATCTGCACCGCCACATATGCTGCATTATGCCCACGAGTTGGCCCGAAAGGATTTGGACATTACCCAGTTGAGAAGGGAGAAACATATATTGGAAGGACATTACAG AGACTGCCAACGTGAGGCGACCATAGAAAAGGAGCGGTTCAAAGAGGTTATAAGGACACTAAAGGAAGAAATTGACAG ATTAAGGAGAATCCAGTCAAGGGAAGGAGCCAATCTGGAATATTTGAAGAACGTAGTTATGGCGTATCTCATGTCGACGGACTACGCGGGCCGCAAGCACATGCTAAACGCCATAGCTGCTGTATTGCACTTCACTAATAACGAGAGGAAAATGGTCTTTAACACCCTTTAA